From a single Pieris napi chromosome 7, ilPieNapi1.2, whole genome shotgun sequence genomic region:
- the LOC125051144 gene encoding alkyldihydroxyacetonephosphate synthase, whose protein sequence is MSENVGFVRTAVDSVKSVQNKRSISDNRNTYETEIKVKSVIPRKRQELLKWYGWGYKDSMFQLKDDIATFTGKRYLIGGKSLPHFVQWVKEKFDVDISKPPKIPPTPTVYPQSRLPDEVRQELEKISLVSVEGMDRLIRAHGQTLNDMTHLRNNSFQRIPDAVIWPECHEQVQQIVECASKFKFVLIPFGGGTSVSGSITCPEHESRPIVALDTSDMNSILWLDREQLLARVQAGIVGQDLEREMRARGFTVGHEPDSYEFSTLGGWVATRASGMKKNTYGNIEDLIVQTKVVTPRGVIEKSCCVPRISCGPEWEHVVMGSEGCLGVVTEVTLKIRPLPSLVRYGSLVFPDWESGFQFEREVARQRLQPSSIRLMDNEQFRFGHALKTETSWGGVLLDGLKKLYITKIKGFDPMKLCVVTLLMEGKLDQVTEREAQLNSIAGQFGGIPGGAKNGEIGYTLTFVIAYIRDLALEYDIVAESFETSVPWERTLILCRNTKRRVITECKARNVSHYLISCRLTQTYDAGCCIYFYFGFNSAGCADPLRTYEEIEEAARDEIIACGGSISHHHGVGKLRKKWYTQTVSEAGRRLLYAAKTALDPENIFALDNMALDQHPTSKL, encoded by the exons acaAGAGCTGTTAAAATGGTACGGATGGGGATACAAAGACTCAATGTTCCAGTTGAAAGATGACATCGCCACGTTTACAGGCAAAAG ATATCTTATCGGTGGCAAGTCGCTACCCCATTTCGTGCAATGGGTGAAAGAAAAATTCGATGTGGACATCTCCAAGCCCCCGAAGATTCCTCCCACTCCTACGGTATATCCTCAAAGCCGATTACCGGACGAGGTTCGGCAGGAGTTGGAGAAGATCAGCTTGGTCAGCGTCGAGGGTATGGATAGGCTCATCCGTGCCCATGGGCAGACCCTGAATGATATGACGCATCTTAGAAATAACAGCTTTCAGAGGATACCCGACGCGGTTATATGGCCTGAATGTCATGAACAG GTACAGCAAATAGTAGAGTGTGCATCTAAGTTTAAGTTTGTACTGATCCCGTTCGGCGGTGGTACTTCTGTATCGGGATCCATAACGTGTCCTGAGCATGAGAGCCGTCCCATAGTGGCTTTGGACACCAGTGACATGAACTCCATACTGTGGCTAGATAGAGAACAGCTGTTGGCTAGAGTTCAG GCTGGTATAGTGGGTCAGGATTTGGAAAGAGAGATGCGGGCAAGAGGCTTTACAGTCGGTCATGAACCTGATTCCTATGAATTTTCAACCCTGGGTGGATGGGTGGCAACCAGAGCATCTGGTATGAAGAAGAACACGTATGGCAACATTGAGGATCTAATAGTTCAAACTaag GTGGTGACGCCTCGTGGAGTCATAGAAAAGAGTTGTTGTGTCCCACGGATCTCTTGCGGCCCGGAATGGGAACATGTCGTCATGGGGTCAGAGGGATGCCTAGGAGTTGTCACTGAG gtGACGTTAAAAATCCGTCCGTTACCCTCTCTGGTCCGATATGGATCACTGGTATTCCCTGACTGGGAGAGTGGGTTCCAATTTGAGAGAGAAGTCGCCAGGCAACGTTTACAACCTTCTAGTATACGATTAATGGATAATGAACAG tttagaTTCGGACATGCCTTGAAAACGGAAACATCGTGGGGGGGAGTGTTACTAGATGGGCTGAAGAAGTTATATATTACGAAGATTAAAGGATTTGACCCGATGAAGCTATGTGTGGTAACACTGTTGATGGAGGGTAAATTGGACCAAGTGACGGAGAGAGAGGCCCAATTGAATAGCATCGCGGGGCAATTTGGGGGCATCCCTGGTGGGGCAAAGAATGGAGAGATTGGGTATACATTGACTTTTGTCATTGCTTATATCAGG GACCTGGCACTAGAGTATGACATAGTGGCTGAATCCTTCGAGACGTCAGTGCCATGGGAGAGGACGTTGATCCTCTGTCGGAACACAAAACGACGGGTTATAACGGAGTGCAAAGCGAGAAACGTCTCTCATTACCTCATCTCCTGTCGACTTACACAGAC GTATGATGCGGGATGCTGCATCTATTTCTACTTCGGCTTCAATAGCGCGGGTTGCGCAGATCCATTACGAACCTATGAGGAAATTGAAGAGGCTGCGAGGGATGAAATCATTGCTTGTGGAG gtTCGATATCGCATCACCATGGCGTTGGAAAACTTCGAAAGAAATGGTACACTCAGACTGTGAGTGAAGCGGGACGTCGCCTTCTTTACGCCGCTAAAACCGCTTTGGATCCAGAAAATATCTTCGCATTGGACAATATGGCGCTCGACCAACATCCTACTAGCAAATTGTAA